One Polaribacter sp. KT25b DNA segment encodes these proteins:
- the ykgO gene encoding type B 50S ribosomal protein L36, whose product MKVRASVKKRSADCKIVRRKGRLYVINKQNPRFKQRQG is encoded by the coding sequence ATGAAAGTTAGAGCATCAGTTAAAAAAAGAAGTGCGGACTGTAAAATTGTTCGTAGAAAAGGTAGATTATACGTAATCAATAAACAAAATCCTAGATTTAAACAAAGACAAGGGTAA
- the rpsM gene encoding 30S ribosomal protein S13, giving the protein MARIAGIDIPKNKRGVIALTYIFGVGSSRAKEVLAKAEVDESIKVQDWTDDQIAAIREQVGSFTIEGELRSEIQINIKRLMDIGCQRGIRHRLGLPLRGQRTKNNSRTRKGKRKTVANKKK; this is encoded by the coding sequence ATGGCAAGAATAGCAGGTATAGATATTCCAAAAAACAAAAGAGGAGTTATTGCTTTAACTTATATCTTTGGTGTTGGAAGCAGTAGAGCTAAAGAAGTTTTAGCAAAAGCAGAAGTTGACGAAAGTATTAAAGTTCAAGATTGGACTGATGATCAAATTGCAGCGATTAGAGAACAAGTTGGATCTTTTACTATTGAAGGAGAATTACGTTCTGAAATTCAAATAAACATCAAACGTTTGATGGATATTGGTTGTCAAAGAGGTATTCGTCATAGACTTGGTCTTCCTTTAAGAGGTCAAAGAACTAAGAATAATTCTCGTACTAGAAAAGGTAAGAGAAAAACGGTAGCTAACAAGAAAAAATAA
- the infA gene encoding translation initiation factor IF-1 — MAKQSAIQQDGTITEALSNAMFRVELENGHIVTAHISGKMRMHYIKLLPGDKVKLEMSPYDLSKARITYRY; from the coding sequence ATGGCTAAACAATCAGCGATTCAACAAGACGGAACCATTACTGAAGCATTATCAAATGCAATGTTTCGAGTAGAATTAGAAAATGGACATATTGTAACGGCTCATATATCAGGTAAAATGCGTATGCATTATATTAAATTATTACCTGGTGATAAGGTAAAACTTGAAATGAGTCCATACGATTTATCTAAGGCAAGAATTACTTACAGATATTAA
- the rpsK gene encoding 30S ribosomal protein S11: MAKASSKKRKVIIDAIGEAHVTASFNNIIISLTNKKGDVISWSSAGKMGFRGSKKNTPYAAQLAAEDCANVAKEAGLRKVKVYVKGPGNGRESAIRSIHNAGIEVSEIIDVTPIPHNGCRPPKRRRV, from the coding sequence ATGGCAAAAGCAAGTTCAAAAAAACGTAAAGTAATAATTGATGCTATTGGTGAGGCGCATGTAACTGCATCTTTCAATAACATTATTATTTCTTTAACAAATAAAAAAGGTGACGTAATTTCTTGGTCATCTGCAGGTAAAATGGGTTTCAGAGGTTCTAAAAAGAATACTCCATATGCAGCTCAATTAGCAGCAGAAGATTGTGCAAATGTTGCAAAAGAAGCAGGTTTACGTAAAGTAAAAGTTTATGTAAAAGGACCAGGTAATGGTAGAGAATCTGCTATTAGATCTATTCATAATGCAGGTATTGAAGTATCAGAAATTATTGATGTTACTCCAATTCCTCATAATGGTTGTCGTCCACCTAAAAGAAGAAGAGTATAA